Proteins from a genomic interval of Pantoea deleyi:
- the pspD gene encoding phage shock protein PspD, protein MSYSRSTAFRHRAAPALKSAAKFIIINAVTYGPAGVTGWAVKSVARRPLRLLLAVALEPLLKRVMNRMASRFIREKDEKTAN, encoded by the coding sequence ATGTCTTATTCGCGATCCACTGCTTTTCGTCACCGCGCGGCACCTGCATTGAAGTCGGCGGCTAAATTCATCATTATCAATGCGGTGACTTATGGTCCGGCCGGTGTCACCGGCTGGGCGGTGAAATCGGTAGCGCGACGCCCGTTACGGCTGCTGCTGGCGGTGGCGCTGGAGCCACTGCTGAAGCGCGTCATGAACCGCATGGCATCGCGTTTCATCAGGGAGAAAGATGAAAAGACTGCAAACTGA
- the tpx gene encoding thiol peroxidase, which yields MSQTVHFQGNAVPVAGQFPQAGDKAKAFTLVAKNLVNVALSEYAGKRKILNIFPSVDTGVCASSVRKFNQAASELNNTVVLCISADLPFAQSRFCGAENLSNVVTLSTLRGSEFKYDYGVEIADGALEGLTARAVIVLDENDKVLYSQLVNEITTEPDYDAALAALK from the coding sequence ATGTCTCAGACTGTTCATTTTCAGGGTAACGCGGTACCGGTTGCAGGTCAGTTTCCTCAGGCTGGCGATAAAGCCAAAGCCTTTACGCTGGTAGCAAAGAACCTGGTTAACGTCGCGCTCTCTGAGTATGCAGGAAAACGCAAAATTCTGAACATTTTCCCAAGCGTTGATACCGGCGTCTGCGCCTCATCGGTACGCAAATTCAACCAGGCGGCCAGCGAGCTGAACAACACCGTTGTACTCTGCATCTCTGCGGATCTGCCGTTTGCCCAGTCACGTTTCTGTGGCGCAGAGAACCTGAGCAACGTGGTAACGCTGTCGACGCTGCGTGGTTCAGAGTTCAAGTATGATTATGGCGTGGAAATTGCCGACGGTGCGCTGGAAGGTCTGACCGCGCGTGCGGTGATCGTGCTGGATGAGAACGACAAGGTGCTCTACAGCCAGCTGGTCAACGAAATTACGACCGAGCCGGATTACGACGCTGCGCTGGCCGCACTGAAGTAA
- the ycjG gene encoding L-Ala-D/L-Glu epimerase: MRTVKSYPEAWPLHTPFVIARGTRTEVKVVVVEIEEDGVKGVGEATPYARYGESEASVLAQIAEILPALQQGMTREALQQALPAGAARNAIDSALWDLAAHQQKSSLWQLSGMNAPEDVVTAQTVSIDTPEAMASSALALWQHGATLLKIKLDNNFITERLMAIRAAVPDATLIVDANESWHAEGLAARCQLLADINVAMLEQPLPAGEEAALENFIHPLPICADESCHTRSSLAALRGRYEMVNIKLDKAGGLTEALALAEAAQQQGFAVMLGCMLCTSRAIRAALPLVPQTRFADLDGPTWLAVDAEPAIKVRNGQLIIAASAAG, encoded by the coding sequence ATGAGAACGGTAAAAAGTTATCCCGAAGCCTGGCCGTTACATACGCCTTTTGTCATCGCCCGCGGAACCCGGACTGAAGTGAAAGTGGTGGTGGTGGAAATTGAGGAAGATGGCGTCAAAGGCGTCGGTGAAGCGACACCCTACGCCCGCTACGGCGAAAGTGAAGCCTCGGTGCTGGCACAGATTGCCGAAATCCTGCCTGCGCTGCAGCAGGGGATGACGCGGGAAGCGCTGCAGCAGGCGCTGCCCGCCGGGGCGGCGCGTAACGCCATTGACAGCGCGCTGTGGGATCTTGCCGCGCATCAGCAGAAAAGCAGCCTCTGGCAGCTGAGCGGTATGAACGCACCCGAGGATGTGGTCACCGCGCAGACCGTCAGCATCGATACGCCCGAGGCGATGGCCAGCAGCGCTCTGGCGCTCTGGCAGCATGGTGCGACGCTGCTGAAGATTAAGCTGGATAATAATTTTATCACCGAACGGCTGATGGCAATCCGCGCCGCCGTGCCGGACGCGACGCTGATCGTGGATGCCAACGAATCCTGGCACGCCGAAGGGCTGGCCGCGCGCTGTCAGCTGCTGGCAGACATCAACGTGGCGATGCTGGAACAGCCTCTGCCCGCAGGCGAAGAGGCGGCGCTGGAGAACTTCATCCATCCGCTGCCGATCTGTGCCGATGAGAGCTGTCACACCCGCAGCAGCCTGGCGGCGCTGCGGGGGCGCTACGAGATGGTCAATATCAAGCTGGATAAAGCGGGCGGGCTGACGGAGGCGCTGGCGCTGGCGGAGGCCGCGCAGCAGCAGGGCTTTGCGGTCATGCTTGGCTGTATGCTCTGCACCTCGCGGGCGATCCGCGCCGCGCTGCCGCTGGTGCCGCAGACGCGCTTCGCCGATCTCGACGGGCCAACCTGGCTGGCGGTGGATGCCGAACCGGCGATAAAGGTGCGCAACGGACAGCTGATTATTGCTGCCAGCGCAGCAGGTTAA
- the mpaA gene encoding murein tripeptide amidase MpaA — MSPLHPRPLRGKLDVSYQQYGRSVLGAPLLWFPAPLGDADSGLILAGTHGDENAAIATLSAALRTLPEGMRRHHVVLAVNPDGCQLGLRANANGVDLNRNFPAANWQSGDTVYRWNSAADARDVALSTGTHPASEPETQALCALIHQLKPRWIVSWHEPLGCIDDPHQVAIGGWLASHTGLPRVSSVGYDTPGSFGSWCNDLSLPCVTAEMPVVSVDEATEVYLEMMVNLLRWQQ, encoded by the coding sequence ATGTCGCCACTCCATCCGCGTCCGCTGCGCGGCAAACTGGACGTTTCGTATCAGCAGTATGGCCGTTCGGTTCTGGGTGCCCCGCTGCTGTGGTTTCCGGCCCCGCTGGGGGATGCCGACAGTGGTCTGATTCTGGCCGGTACTCACGGTGATGAGAATGCGGCCATTGCGACCCTCTCCGCCGCGTTACGGACGCTGCCCGAGGGCATGCGACGGCACCATGTGGTGCTGGCGGTTAATCCGGATGGCTGTCAGCTCGGGCTGCGCGCCAACGCCAACGGCGTCGATCTCAACCGCAACTTTCCGGCGGCGAACTGGCAGTCAGGCGATACCGTTTATCGCTGGAACAGTGCTGCCGATGCGCGCGACGTGGCGCTCTCCACCGGCACTCATCCGGCTTCCGAGCCGGAAACCCAGGCGCTCTGCGCTCTGATTCATCAGCTGAAACCGCGCTGGATCGTCTCCTGGCACGAACCGCTGGGCTGTATTGACGATCCGCATCAGGTGGCGATTGGGGGCTGGCTTGCCAGCCACACCGGCCTTCCCCGCGTCAGCAGTGTCGGCTATGACACGCCCGGCTCATTCGGCAGCTGGTGCAACGACCTCAGCCTGCCCTGCGTGACCGCGGAGATGCCGGTGGTGTCGGTTGATGAAGCCACCGAGGTCTACTTGGAGATGATGGTTAACCTGCTGCGCTGGCAGCAATAA
- a CDS encoding MgtC/SapB family protein, with protein sequence MLMDMLFRIALAGILGGLIGLERQMRAKEAGLRTHILVGIGSAMFMLVSKYGFADMLSSDHVALDPSRIAAQVVSGMGFLGAGTIMIQKQVVKGLTTAAGLWVTAAIGLVIGSGMYEIGIYGTVLALLVLEVFRRLSHVLIGKHHTLLVFLKPKSVPLVLLVMQREGIRYGNVTVINRDAESGLCELSVQVTLSRRSNDVHLYDKVMEIKGVQSLEMM encoded by the coding sequence ATGTTGATGGATATGCTTTTTCGCATTGCGCTGGCCGGTATTCTCGGCGGCCTGATCGGCCTTGAGCGACAGATGCGCGCAAAGGAAGCGGGCCTGCGAACCCATATTCTGGTCGGTATTGGCAGTGCGATGTTTATGCTGGTGTCGAAATATGGGTTCGCCGACATGCTGAGCAGCGACCACGTCGCGCTGGATCCCAGCCGTATCGCCGCCCAGGTGGTCAGCGGCATGGGGTTCCTGGGCGCAGGCACCATTATGATTCAGAAACAGGTGGTGAAAGGCTTAACCACCGCGGCGGGCTTGTGGGTCACCGCTGCCATCGGGCTGGTGATCGGGAGCGGCATGTATGAGATCGGCATTTATGGCACGGTGCTGGCATTGCTGGTGCTGGAGGTCTTCCGCCGCCTGAGCCATGTGTTGATCGGCAAACACCATACCCTGCTGGTGTTCCTGAAGCCCAAAAGTGTGCCGCTGGTGCTGCTGGTGATGCAGCGGGAAGGCATTCGCTACGGCAATGTCACGGTCATTAACCGGGATGCGGAGAGCGGCCTGTGCGAACTGAGCGTGCAGGTGACGCTTTCCCGCCGATCCAACGATGTGCATCTGTATGACAAGGTCATGGAGATCAAAGGCGTTCAGTCGCTGGAGATGATGTGA
- the ttcA gene encoding tRNA 2-thiocytidine(32) synthetase TtcA: protein MQDNQTVDKKEQYNLNKLQKRLRRHVGEAIADFNMIEEGDRIMVCLSGGKDSYTMLEILRSLQKSAPVNFSLIAVNLDQKQPGFPEHILPQYLEAQGVEYRIIEEDTYSIVKEKIPEGKTTCSLCSRLRRGILYRVATELGCTKIALGHHRDDILQTLFLNMFYGGKMKGMPPKLMSDDGKQIVIRPLAYCREKDIIRFSEARQFPIIPCNLCGSQPNLQRQVVADMLRDWDKRYPGRIETMFSAMQNVVPSHLADISLFDFKGIKHGDAVVDGGDLAFDRETLPSQPAGWREDDEDAPDISARLDVLQIK from the coding sequence ATGCAAGATAATCAAACGGTTGACAAGAAAGAACAGTACAACCTCAATAAGCTGCAGAAACGTCTGCGTCGTCATGTCGGCGAAGCGATTGCCGATTTTAATATGATTGAAGAAGGCGACCGCATCATGGTCTGCCTGTCGGGCGGCAAAGACAGCTACACCATGCTGGAGATTCTGCGCAGTCTGCAAAAGAGCGCGCCGGTGAACTTCAGTCTGATTGCGGTGAACCTTGACCAGAAGCAGCCCGGTTTCCCGGAGCATATCCTGCCGCAGTATCTTGAGGCGCAGGGCGTTGAGTACCGGATTATCGAAGAAGATACCTACTCCATCGTTAAAGAGAAGATCCCGGAAGGCAAAACCACCTGCTCACTCTGTTCGCGCCTGCGCCGTGGCATTCTCTACCGCGTGGCGACCGAGCTGGGCTGCACCAAGATCGCACTCGGCCATCATCGCGATGACATCCTGCAGACCCTGTTCCTGAACATGTTCTATGGCGGGAAGATGAAAGGCATGCCGCCAAAACTGATGAGTGACGACGGTAAGCAGATTGTGATCCGTCCGCTGGCCTACTGCCGCGAGAAAGATATTATCCGCTTCTCGGAAGCGCGCCAGTTCCCGATCATCCCCTGCAACCTCTGCGGTTCGCAGCCGAACCTGCAGCGTCAGGTGGTGGCCGATATGCTGCGTGACTGGGACAAGCGCTATCCGGGCCGTATCGAAACCATGTTCAGCGCGATGCAGAACGTGGTGCCGTCGCATCTGGCGGATATCAGCCTGTTCGATTTTAAAGGCATCAAACACGGTGATGCGGTCGTGGATGGTGGCGACCTGGCGTTTGACCGCGAAACCCTGCCGTCTCAGCCTGCAGGCTGGCGCGAAGATGATGAGGATGCGCCGGATATCAGCGCACGTCTGGATGTACTTCAGATAAAATAA
- a CDS encoding YcjX family protein: MKRLQTELMALMNRGVDRHLRLAVTGLSRSGKTAFITSLVNQLLSVHSGARLPLFSVVRDERLLGVKRVPQRDMGTARFTYDEGLAQLYGEPPAWPTPTRGVSEMRLALRYRPGDSLLRHLKETATLYLEIVDYPGEWLLDLPMLAQDYLAWSRQMNGLLQGDRAEWAKPWRALCETFDPLAPADETLLAEIAAAWTDYLHRCKSEGLHFIQPGRFVLPGDMAGAPALQFFPLPALDEARIAKLSQADKGSNFSMLQQRFNYYCQHVVKGFYKNHFLRFDRQIVLVDCLQPLNSGPQAFNDMRLALTQLMQSFHYGQRTLFRRLFSPVIDKLLFAATKADHITSDQHGNMVSLLQQLVQDAWQNAAFEGISMDCIGLASVQATQSGLVDHRGEKIPALRGHRLADGEPLTVYPGEVPPRLPGHAFWQQQGFQFEQFRPQQLDVDRPLPHIRMDAALEFLLGDKLR; this comes from the coding sequence ATGAAAAGACTGCAAACTGAATTGATGGCGTTGATGAACCGTGGCGTCGACCGCCACCTGCGGCTAGCCGTAACCGGGTTAAGCCGCAGCGGAAAAACGGCGTTCATCACCTCTCTGGTTAATCAGCTTTTATCGGTTCACAGCGGCGCACGTTTGCCGCTGTTTTCCGTGGTGCGGGATGAGCGCCTGTTAGGGGTAAAGCGGGTGCCGCAGCGCGATATGGGCACGGCGCGCTTTACCTATGACGAAGGGCTGGCACAGCTTTACGGCGAGCCGCCCGCCTGGCCCACGCCGACCCGCGGCGTCAGCGAAATGCGTCTGGCACTGCGCTATCGTCCGGGTGATTCGCTGCTGCGTCATCTGAAAGAGACCGCAACACTCTATCTGGAGATTGTCGATTATCCCGGCGAGTGGCTGCTGGATCTGCCGATGCTGGCGCAGGATTACCTCGCCTGGTCGCGGCAGATGAACGGACTGCTGCAGGGCGATCGTGCAGAGTGGGCAAAACCCTGGCGCGCGCTGTGCGAGACGTTCGATCCGCTGGCGCCCGCCGACGAGACGCTGCTGGCAGAGATCGCCGCCGCCTGGACCGACTATCTGCACCGCTGTAAATCGGAAGGCCTGCACTTTATCCAGCCCGGTCGCTTTGTGCTGCCTGGCGATATGGCGGGCGCCCCTGCGCTGCAGTTCTTCCCGCTGCCAGCGCTGGATGAGGCCCGGATTGCGAAGCTGTCGCAGGCCGACAAAGGCAGCAATTTCAGCATGCTGCAGCAACGGTTTAACTACTACTGCCAGCATGTGGTGAAAGGCTTTTATAAAAATCATTTCCTGCGGTTCGATCGCCAGATCGTGCTGGTCGACTGCCTGCAGCCGCTCAACAGCGGCCCTCAGGCGTTTAACGATATGCGGCTGGCGCTGACCCAGCTGATGCAGAGCTTTCATTACGGGCAGCGTACGCTGTTCCGTCGGCTCTTTTCGCCGGTGATCGACAAACTGCTGTTTGCGGCCACCAAGGCGGATCACATCACCAGCGACCAGCACGGCAACATGGTCTCGCTGCTGCAGCAGCTGGTGCAGGACGCCTGGCAGAACGCCGCATTCGAAGGCATCAGCATGGATTGCATCGGTCTGGCGTCCGTGCAGGCCACGCAGAGCGGGCTGGTCGATCACCGGGGCGAGAAGATCCCGGCCCTGCGTGGTCACCGGCTGGCGGATGGCGAACCGCTGACCGTCTATCCCGGCGAAGTGCCGCCGCGTCTGCCGGGGCACGCTTTCTGGCAGCAGCAGGGTTTTCAGTTTGAACAGTTCCGGCCGCAGCAGCTCGACGTCGATCGTCCGCTGCCGCATATCCGCATGGATGCCGCGCTGGAATTTCTGTTGGGAGACAAATTACGATGA
- a CDS encoding peptide ABC transporter substrate-binding protein, translated as MVKTFRMTLAAISLSSLITPAMAANPPAGAPLAEQQQIVRHIKDEPASLDPLKAVGLPEIQVIRDLFEGLTNQDAQGKIVPGVAQSWSSSDNRTWIFTLRNNARWSNGEPVTARDFVYSWQRLVDPKNSSAFAWFAGLSGIENAAAITKGNMTPDKLGVVALDNSRLKVTLDRPVPWFPALVANVALFPVPEKVIAQQGDSWTAPGKLVGNGAYQLSERVVNEKIVLTRNPHYWDDAHSVLTKVTFVPINEESSATKRYRANDIDITESFPKEMYGLLKKTLPGEVYTPDQLGTYYYAFNTQKGPTADVRVRKALSWSIDRKIIAEKVLGTGEKPAWHFTPDVTAGFKPLPSFLQQHDQNSLNAQARALLAAAGYGPAKPLKLKLLYNTSESHQKIAIAVASMWKKNLGVDVTLENQEWKTYIDSRNSGNFDVIRASWVGDYNEPSTFLNLLTAGNSSNISRFSNADYDAVLAKASRETSDEARNSDYNRAEQILADQAPIAPIYQYTNGRLIKPWVKGYPITNPEDVAYSRELWIEKH; from the coding sequence ATGGTTAAGACCTTCCGCATGACGCTGGCAGCCATCAGCCTGAGCAGCCTCATCACACCCGCCATGGCGGCGAATCCCCCCGCTGGCGCGCCTCTCGCTGAACAGCAGCAGATTGTCCGCCATATCAAAGATGAACCGGCGTCGCTCGATCCGCTCAAAGCCGTGGGGCTGCCCGAAATTCAGGTGATCCGCGACCTGTTTGAGGGGCTGACTAACCAGGACGCGCAGGGCAAAATCGTGCCAGGCGTGGCGCAGAGCTGGAGCAGCAGCGATAACCGGACCTGGATCTTCACACTGCGGAATAACGCACGCTGGTCAAACGGCGAGCCGGTGACCGCCCGGGATTTCGTCTACAGCTGGCAACGCCTGGTGGATCCTAAAAACAGTTCGGCCTTTGCCTGGTTTGCCGGATTAAGCGGGATTGAGAACGCCGCGGCGATTACCAAAGGCAACATGACGCCCGATAAGCTGGGCGTGGTGGCGCTGGATAACAGCCGCCTGAAGGTCACGCTGGATCGGCCGGTGCCCTGGTTCCCGGCGCTGGTGGCCAACGTCGCGCTCTTTCCCGTACCTGAGAAGGTCATTGCGCAGCAGGGCGACAGCTGGACAGCGCCCGGTAAGCTGGTCGGCAACGGCGCTTACCAGCTCAGCGAGCGCGTCGTGAACGAAAAGATCGTCCTCACGCGCAATCCTCACTACTGGGACGATGCGCACTCGGTGCTGACAAAGGTCACGTTCGTTCCGATCAACGAGGAGTCGAGCGCCACCAAACGCTACCGCGCCAATGATATCGATATCACTGAATCCTTTCCCAAAGAGATGTATGGGTTGCTGAAGAAAACCCTGCCGGGCGAGGTCTACACACCCGACCAGCTGGGCACCTACTACTATGCGTTCAATACGCAGAAGGGACCGACGGCGGATGTGCGGGTGCGCAAGGCGCTCTCCTGGTCTATCGACCGGAAAATTATCGCTGAGAAGGTGCTGGGCACCGGTGAAAAACCGGCCTGGCACTTTACGCCCGACGTGACGGCAGGCTTTAAGCCGCTGCCATCCTTCCTGCAGCAGCATGACCAGAACAGCCTCAACGCGCAGGCCAGAGCGCTGCTGGCCGCCGCCGGCTATGGCCCCGCCAAACCGCTGAAGCTGAAGCTGCTGTATAACACCTCTGAAAGTCATCAGAAGATTGCGATTGCCGTCGCCTCCATGTGGAAAAAGAATCTTGGGGTGGACGTGACGCTGGAAAATCAGGAGTGGAAAACCTACATCGACAGCCGCAACAGCGGAAACTTCGATGTTATCCGGGCTTCCTGGGTCGGCGATTACAACGAGCCTTCGACTTTCCTGAACCTGCTGACCGCGGGCAACAGCAGCAACATTTCCCGCTTCAGCAATGCGGATTATGATGCCGTGCTGGCTAAAGCCAGCCGTGAGACCAGCGATGAGGCACGCAACAGCGATTACAACCGTGCCGAACAGATCCTGGCGGACCAGGCACCGATCGCCCCCATCTATCAATACACCAACGGCCGCCTGATCAAACCCTGGGTCAAAGGCTATCCCATCACCAACCCTGAAGATGTCGCCTACAGCCGCGAGTTGTGGATCGAGAAGCACTAA
- the zntB gene encoding zinc transporter ZntB — protein sequence MDVIEGKALQVSDAIISCQLDGKGGMIPIAEDEVIQCEQPCWLHLNYTHRKSAEWLQSTPQIPDTVRDALAGDSMRPRVSRLGDGFMIVLRSVNHNSDARRDQLVVMRVFINDKLIVSTRRRKVTAVDEVLTDLQNGNGPIDCGSWLVDVCDALTDHTSEFIEELHDKIIELEDALLDQRMPARGELGLLRKQLIVMRRYMAPQRDVYARLASEKLGWMDDSERRRMQEIADRLGRGLDDLDAGVARTAILADEVASAMAESMNRRTYTMSLMAMIFLPATFLTGLFGVNLGGIPGGDWHYGFPLFCLLLVALALGVAGYLRKRRWL from the coding sequence GTGGACGTAATTGAAGGAAAAGCGTTGCAGGTGTCGGATGCCATAATTTCCTGCCAGCTGGATGGAAAGGGCGGGATGATCCCGATCGCGGAAGATGAGGTGATTCAGTGTGAGCAGCCCTGCTGGCTGCATCTGAATTACACCCATCGCAAAAGCGCAGAGTGGCTGCAGTCGACGCCACAAATCCCGGACACGGTGCGCGATGCGTTAGCGGGCGACAGCATGCGTCCCCGTGTCAGCCGGCTGGGCGACGGCTTTATGATCGTGCTGCGCAGCGTCAATCACAACAGCGATGCGCGTCGCGATCAGCTGGTGGTGATGCGGGTCTTCATCAACGACAAGCTCATCGTCTCCACCCGGCGGCGTAAAGTCACCGCGGTCGATGAGGTGTTGACGGATCTGCAGAACGGCAACGGCCCGATTGACTGTGGCAGCTGGCTGGTGGATGTCTGCGATGCCCTGACCGATCACACCAGCGAATTTATCGAAGAGCTGCATGACAAAATCATTGAGCTGGAAGATGCGCTGCTGGACCAGCGGATGCCTGCACGAGGGGAACTCGGCCTGCTGCGCAAACAGCTGATCGTGATGCGACGCTACATGGCGCCGCAGCGGGATGTCTATGCCCGGCTGGCCAGCGAAAAGCTTGGCTGGATGGATGACAGCGAACGCCGCCGGATGCAGGAGATCGCCGATCGTCTGGGGCGCGGACTGGATGATCTGGATGCGGGCGTGGCGCGCACCGCAATCCTGGCCGATGAGGTCGCCTCGGCGATGGCGGAATCGATGAACCGCCGCACCTACACCATGTCCCTGATGGCGATGATTTTTCTTCCCGCGACCTTCCTGACGGGGCTGTTCGGCGTCAACCTGGGCGGGATCCCCGGCGGCGACTGGCACTATGGCTTTCCGCTGTTCTGTCTGCTGCTGGTAGCGCTGGCGCTGGGCGTGGCGGGTTACCTGCGTAAACGGCGCTGGCTGTAG
- the tyrR gene encoding transcriptional regulator TyrR, with translation MRLEVFCQDRIGLTRELLDLLVARNIDLRGIEITALGRIYLNFAALEFDAFSNLMAEIRRTPGVTDVRTVTYMPSEREHRALTALLVAMPDPVFSVDLKSKVELANPAAQNLFNLDEEKMRNVSAGNLISGFNFMRWLESDRVEAQAQHVVIEGRDFLMEARPIYLPGEEGQGDRPVGAMVMLKSTARMGRQLQNLVVTDESEFDHIIAVTPKMRQVVDQARKLAMLDAPLLIVGDTGTGKDMLARACHLRSARGKNPFLALNCASLPDDVAESELFGHAAGAYPNALEGKKGFFEQANGGSVLLDEIGEMSPRMQTKLLRFLNDGTFRRVGEEHEVHVNVRVICATQKNLIELVQRGEFREDLFYRLNVLTLQLPPLRDRPQDILPLTEMFVARFADEQGMARPRLSPQLNAFLTRYGWPGNVRQLKNALYRALTQLDGYELRPQDIVLPEQALDVSLGDEALEGTLDQITSRFERSILTRLYLSYPSTRKLAKRLGVSHTAIANKLREYGLGQKRTESE, from the coding sequence ATGCGTCTGGAAGTGTTCTGTCAGGACCGTATCGGTCTGACGCGCGAACTGCTCGATCTGCTGGTGGCACGTAACATCGATTTACGTGGAATAGAAATCACGGCGCTGGGGCGCATCTACCTCAATTTTGCCGCACTGGAATTTGACGCCTTCAGTAACCTGATGGCGGAGATCAGGCGTACACCTGGCGTAACAGATGTGCGCACCGTAACGTACATGCCCTCTGAACGCGAACATCGTGCGCTCACGGCGCTGCTGGTGGCGATGCCGGATCCGGTCTTCTCTGTCGACCTGAAGAGTAAGGTGGAGCTGGCCAATCCGGCCGCACAAAACCTGTTTAATCTGGATGAAGAGAAGATGCGCAACGTCAGCGCAGGTAATCTGATCAGCGGATTTAACTTCATGCGCTGGCTGGAGAGCGATCGGGTGGAGGCGCAGGCGCAGCATGTCGTCATCGAAGGCCGCGATTTTCTGATGGAGGCCCGGCCGATCTATCTGCCGGGTGAAGAGGGCCAGGGCGACAGGCCGGTAGGCGCGATGGTGATGCTGAAGTCGACGGCCCGCATGGGGCGGCAGCTGCAGAATCTGGTGGTCACTGACGAATCGGAGTTTGACCATATTATCGCGGTCACGCCGAAGATGCGTCAGGTGGTCGATCAGGCGCGTAAACTGGCGATGCTGGATGCGCCCCTGCTGATCGTCGGTGACACCGGCACCGGCAAGGATATGCTGGCGCGCGCCTGTCATCTGCGCAGCGCCCGCGGCAAAAACCCTTTCCTGGCGCTGAACTGTGCGTCGCTGCCCGACGACGTCGCGGAAAGCGAACTGTTCGGTCATGCCGCCGGGGCTTATCCGAATGCGCTGGAAGGCAAGAAGGGCTTCTTCGAACAGGCCAATGGCGGTTCGGTTCTGCTGGATGAGATCGGAGAGATGTCGCCGAGGATGCAGACCAAGCTACTGCGTTTCCTGAATGACGGCACCTTCCGGCGCGTCGGCGAAGAGCATGAAGTGCATGTCAACGTGCGGGTAATCTGCGCCACGCAGAAGAATCTGATCGAGCTGGTGCAGCGCGGGGAGTTTCGTGAAGATCTCTTTTACCGGCTCAACGTGCTGACGCTGCAACTGCCGCCTCTGCGCGACCGTCCGCAGGATATCCTGCCGCTGACCGAGATGTTCGTTGCCCGTTTTGCCGATGAGCAGGGGATGGCGCGCCCGCGTCTCTCTCCGCAGCTCAATGCGTTTCTGACCCGCTATGGCTGGCCGGGCAACGTGCGTCAGTTAAAAAATGCCCTCTATCGTGCGCTGACCCAGCTCGACGGCTATGAGCTGCGGCCGCAGGATATCGTCCTGCCCGAACAGGCGCTTGATGTGTCGCTGGGCGATGAAGCGCTGGAAGGCACGCTGGATCAAATCACCAGCCGTTTTGAGCGCTCGATTCTGACGCGGCTCTATCTCTCCTATCCCAGCACGCGAAAACTGGCGAAACGGCTTGGCGTGTCACACACCGCGATTGCCAATAAGCTGCGCGAGTATGGTCTGGGTCAGAAGCGCACGGAAAGCGAATAG
- a CDS encoding YcjF family protein — protein MSEPLKPRIDFARPLDESTHTPLRPAQSFDPEAQAAFLALPEDEVAVEEEGAGERAVEAALKPRRSLWRRLVTAGALLFGVSVVAQGVQWTHDAWIARDWFSLGSGVAGGLIVLAGVGALTAEWRRLYQLRQRAEERDVGRELLQSHGIGKGRAFCEKLARQAELDQAHPALQRWHASLHETHNDSEIVRLYAQLVQPVLDRQARREISRHAAEATLMIAVSPLALVDMAFIAWRNLRLVNRIAAMYGIELGYFSRIRLFRLVLINMAFAGASELVREVGMDWMSQDIAARLSTRAAQGIGAGLLTARLGIKAMELCRPLPWLEQDKPRLGDFRRELLGQMKEALQKGGNKSA, from the coding sequence ATGAGTGAACCGCTGAAGCCGCGTATCGACTTTGCGCGTCCGCTGGATGAGAGCACGCACACGCCGCTGCGTCCGGCACAGAGTTTTGACCCGGAAGCGCAGGCGGCGTTTCTGGCGCTGCCGGAAGATGAGGTGGCCGTCGAAGAGGAGGGCGCGGGTGAACGGGCAGTGGAAGCAGCGCTGAAGCCCCGCCGCAGCCTATGGCGCAGACTGGTTACCGCCGGTGCGCTGCTGTTCGGCGTCAGCGTCGTTGCGCAGGGCGTGCAGTGGACGCATGACGCGTGGATCGCCCGTGACTGGTTTTCACTTGGCAGCGGCGTCGCGGGCGGCCTGATCGTGCTGGCGGGCGTGGGCGCGCTGACCGCCGAATGGCGTCGCCTCTATCAGCTGCGTCAGCGTGCGGAAGAGCGGGACGTGGGCCGCGAGCTGCTGCAGAGCCACGGCATCGGCAAAGGCCGCGCATTCTGTGAAAAGCTGGCCCGGCAGGCGGAACTGGATCAGGCGCATCCGGCGCTGCAGCGCTGGCACGCCTCGCTGCATGAAACCCACAACGACAGTGAAATCGTCCGGTTATATGCGCAGCTGGTCCAGCCGGTGCTGGATCGCCAGGCACGGCGTGAGATCAGCCGTCATGCGGCTGAAGCCACGCTGATGATTGCGGTCAGTCCGCTGGCGCTGGTGGATATGGCCTTTATCGCCTGGCGCAACCTGCGGCTGGTGAATCGTATTGCGGCGATGTACGGCATTGAACTGGGCTACTTCAGCCGCATCCGGCTGTTCCGTCTGGTACTGATCAACATGGCGTTTGCCGGGGCCTCGGAGCTGGTCAGAGAGGTGGGCATGGACTGGATGTCGCAGGATATCGCCGCCCGGCTCTCAACCCGTGCCGCGCAGGGCATTGGCGCGGGACTGCTGACGGCGCGGCTGGGCATCAAAGCGATGGAGCTCTGCCGTCCTTTGCCGTGGCTGGAGCAGGATAAACCGCGACTCGGTGACTTCCGCCGCGAGCTGCTGGGCCAGATGAAAGAGGCGTTGCAAAAGGGCGGCAACAAGTCAGCCTGA